A window from Lagopus muta isolate bLagMut1 chromosome 5, bLagMut1 primary, whole genome shotgun sequence encodes these proteins:
- the PKD2L1 gene encoding polycystic kidney disease 2-like 1 protein isoform X1 has translation MSSSHLSNRVESRFRSPEEYELEAVGKKAWDNPVYNGSPSTSLKIRAIYNPKSILENPYESFEEARDPVPYQEEQNKTMEGKTSSFLKCCFYILRGIRGLWGTTLTENTAENRELYVKTTLRELLVYIVFLVDICLLTYGMTSSSAYYYTKVMSELFLQTSSDNRVSFQSIGSMADFWVYAQGPLLDNLYWTKWYNNESLAAHNSQSYIYYENLLLGVPRMRQLKVKNNSCVVHDDFKEEISGCYDVYSEDKEEKVSFGLINGTAWRYHSEEELGGSSHWGRLTSYSGGGYYIDLKLTREESAEALQVLKEKLWLDRGTRVVFIDFSVYNANINLFCVLRLVVEFPATGGAIPSWQIRTVKLIRYVSAWDFFIVACEIIFCVFIFYYVVEEILELRIHRLQYFTSIWNILDVVVILLSIVAIGFHIFRTIEVNRLLGELLKHPETYADFEFLAFWQTQYNNMNAVNLFFAWIKIFKYISFNKTMTQLSSTLARCAKDILGFAIMFFIVFFAYAQLGYLLFGTQVENFSTFVKCIFTQFRIILGDFDYNSIDNANRVLGPVYFVTYVFFVFFVLLNMFLAIINDTYSEVKEELSSQKDELQLSDILKQSYNRTLMRLKLKKERISDVQKALQNGTKELGFEDFKNSLKELGHADHEITAAFSRFDKDGNHILDEEEQQQMKHDLEAKRVALNTEIENLGKSYGGNNLDENLSYVEAKNNHANKASWVSEEEFQVLLQRVLHLEQSIHSIGSKIDAVVSKLEVLERNKLKTKDLMGKPLDNSRKEEEPSQEELLSQTPDQLRKEAAEDWGVEYVQGNNPSCISSQNGICPILLRSSVPGSQAPKNIQSQSECF, from the exons ATGAGTTCTTCTCACCTGAGCAACAGAGTTGAGAGCCGCTTTCGATCTCCAGAGGAGTATGAACTGGAGGCTGTGGGGAAGAAAGCCTGGGATAATCCTGTCTACAATGGCTCGCCCTCTACCTCCTTGAAGATTCGAGCCATCTACAATCCCAAATCAATTCTGGAGAATCCCTATGAGAGTTTTGAAGAGGCGAGGGATCCGGTGCCATACCAGgaggaacagaacaaaactaTGGAGGGGAAGACAAGTTCTTTCCTCAAGTGCTGCTTCTACATCCTCAGAGGCATCCGAG GTCTGTGGGGCACTACGCTAACTGAGAATACAGCTGAAAACAGAGAACTTTATGTGAAGACTACTCTACGAGAGCTCCTAGTCTACATTGTGTTCTTGGTGGACATATGTCTGC TGACATATGGTATGACAAGTTCCAGTGCCTATTACTACACAAAAGTGATGTCTGAGCTATTCCTGCAGACCTCTTCGGACAACCGTGTCTCCTTCCAGTCCATTGGCAGCATGGCTGACTTCTGGGTG TATGCACAAGGTCCTCTTCTGGATAATCTTTACTGGACAAAGTGGTACAACAATGAATCCCTAGCGGCGCACAACTCTCAGTCATACATCTATTACGAGAACCTGCTACTGGGTGTCCCACGCATGCGACAGCTGAAGGTGAAGAACAACTCCTGTGTGGTTCATGATGACTTCAAAGAGGAGATCTCAGGCTGCTATGATGTATACTCAgaagacaaagaggaaaaagtctCCTTTGGACTCATCAATGGAACAGC GTGGAGGTACCATTCTGAGGAAGAGCTGGGTGGCTCATCTCACTGGGGAAGACTAACCAGTTACAGTGGGGGAGGATACTACATAGACCTCAAGTTGACCAGAGAAGAGAGTGCTGAAGCCCTGCAAGTCTTGAAGGAGAAATTATGGTTGGATCGGGGGACACGAGTTGTCTTCATTGATTTCTCAGTGTATAATGCAAATATCAATCTGTTCTGTGTTCTGAG GTTAGTGGTGGAGTTTCCAGCCACTGGTGGTGCCATTCCCTCCTGGCAAATCCGGACAGTCAAGCTTATACGATATGTCAGTGCATGGGATTTCTTCATTGTTGcctgtgaaattattttctgtgtcttCATCTTCTACTATGTGGTGGAGGAGATTTTGGAGCTGCGTATCCACAGGCTTCAGTACTTTACCAGCATATGGAACATCTTGGATGTGGTTGTCATTCTG CTCTCCATTGTTGCTATTGGATTTCACATCTTTCGTACCATAGAGGTGAACAGACTGTTGGGGGAGCTGCTGAAACATCCTGAAACCTACGCGGACTTTGAGTTCCTAGCATTCTGGCAGACTCAGTACAATAATATGAATGCAGTCAACTTATTCTTCGCCTGGATCAAG ataTTCAAGTATATTAGCTTTAACAAAACAATGACTCAGCTGTCCTCCACGTTGGCACGTTGTGCCAAGGACATTCTGGGCTTTGCCATTATGTTCTTTATTGTCTTCTTTGCTTATGCCCAGTTGGGTTACCTTCTTTTTGGGACACAAGTGGAAAACTTCAGTACCTTTGTTAAATGCAT CTTCACGCAATTTCGGATCATTCTTGGTGACTTTGACTACAATTCCATTGACAATGCCAACAGGGTCCTTGGGCCTGTTTATTTCGTCACCTAcgtgttctttgttttctttgtgctcCTG AACATGTTTCTGGCCATCATCAATGATACCTACTCAGAAGTCAAGGAGGAGCTTTCAAGCCAGAAGgatgagctgcagctctcagacaTCTTGAAGCAG AGCTACAACCGGACGCTTATGAGGTTGAAGCTGAAAAAGGAACGGATTTCTGATGTGCAGAAAGCATTGCAGAATGGAACAAAAGAACTGGGCTTTGAGGACTTCAAGAACAGCTTGAAGGA ACTGGGCCATGCGGACCATGAGATCacagcagccttctccaggtTTGACAAAGATGGCAACCACATCCTTGAtgaagaggagcagcagcagatgaagcaTGACCTAGAGGcaaaaagg GTTGCTCTGAATACAGAGATTGAAAATTTAGGGAAATCCTATGGGGGCAACAACTTGGATGAGAATCTGTCCTATGTGGAAGCAAAGAATAACCATGCCAATAAGGCCAGCTGGGTCTCTGAAGAAGAGTTCCAAGT ACTCCTGCAACGTGTGCTGCATCTGGAACAGTCCATACACAGCATTGGCTCCAAGATTGATGCAGTGGTAAGCAAGCTAGAAGTGCTGGAGAGAAACAAGCTGAAAACGAAGGATTTGATGGGCAAGCCACTGGATAACAGTAGGAAG GAGGAAGAACCCAGTCAGGAAGAACTGCTCTCCCAGACCCCAGATCAGCtgaggaaagaagcagcagaagactGGGGAGTGGAATATGTACAGGGAAATAATCCAAGTTGCATATCTTCTCAGAATGGGATCTGTCCAATCTTGCTCAGGTCAAGTGTACCAGGGTCTCAGGCACCCAAGAACATCCAGTCACAGTCTGAGTGCTTCTAG
- the PKD2L1 gene encoding polycystic kidney disease 2-like 1 protein isoform X2 yields the protein MTSSSAYYYTKVMSELFLQTSSDNRVSFQSIGSMADFWVYAQGPLLDNLYWTKWYNNESLAAHNSQSYIYYENLLLGVPRMRQLKVKNNSCVVHDDFKEEISGCYDVYSEDKEEKVSFGLINGTAWRYHSEEELGGSSHWGRLTSYSGGGYYIDLKLTREESAEALQVLKEKLWLDRGTRVVFIDFSVYNANINLFCVLRLVVEFPATGGAIPSWQIRTVKLIRYVSAWDFFIVACEIIFCVFIFYYVVEEILELRIHRLQYFTSIWNILDVVVILLSIVAIGFHIFRTIEVNRLLGELLKHPETYADFEFLAFWQTQYNNMNAVNLFFAWIKIFKYISFNKTMTQLSSTLARCAKDILGFAIMFFIVFFAYAQLGYLLFGTQVENFSTFVKCIFTQFRIILGDFDYNSIDNANRVLGPVYFVTYVFFVFFVLLNMFLAIINDTYSEVKEELSSQKDELQLSDILKQSYNRTLMRLKLKKERISDVQKALQNGTKELGFEDFKNSLKELGHADHEITAAFSRFDKDGNHILDEEEQQQMKHDLEAKRVALNTEIENLGKSYGGNNLDENLSYVEAKNNHANKASWVSEEEFQVLLQRVLHLEQSIHSIGSKIDAVVSKLEVLERNKLKTKDLMGKPLDNSRKEEEPSQEELLSQTPDQLRKEAAEDWGVEYVQGNNPSCISSQNGICPILLRSSVPGSQAPKNIQSQSECF from the exons ATGACAAGTTCCAGTGCCTATTACTACACAAAAGTGATGTCTGAGCTATTCCTGCAGACCTCTTCGGACAACCGTGTCTCCTTCCAGTCCATTGGCAGCATGGCTGACTTCTGGGTG TATGCACAAGGTCCTCTTCTGGATAATCTTTACTGGACAAAGTGGTACAACAATGAATCCCTAGCGGCGCACAACTCTCAGTCATACATCTATTACGAGAACCTGCTACTGGGTGTCCCACGCATGCGACAGCTGAAGGTGAAGAACAACTCCTGTGTGGTTCATGATGACTTCAAAGAGGAGATCTCAGGCTGCTATGATGTATACTCAgaagacaaagaggaaaaagtctCCTTTGGACTCATCAATGGAACAGC GTGGAGGTACCATTCTGAGGAAGAGCTGGGTGGCTCATCTCACTGGGGAAGACTAACCAGTTACAGTGGGGGAGGATACTACATAGACCTCAAGTTGACCAGAGAAGAGAGTGCTGAAGCCCTGCAAGTCTTGAAGGAGAAATTATGGTTGGATCGGGGGACACGAGTTGTCTTCATTGATTTCTCAGTGTATAATGCAAATATCAATCTGTTCTGTGTTCTGAG GTTAGTGGTGGAGTTTCCAGCCACTGGTGGTGCCATTCCCTCCTGGCAAATCCGGACAGTCAAGCTTATACGATATGTCAGTGCATGGGATTTCTTCATTGTTGcctgtgaaattattttctgtgtcttCATCTTCTACTATGTGGTGGAGGAGATTTTGGAGCTGCGTATCCACAGGCTTCAGTACTTTACCAGCATATGGAACATCTTGGATGTGGTTGTCATTCTG CTCTCCATTGTTGCTATTGGATTTCACATCTTTCGTACCATAGAGGTGAACAGACTGTTGGGGGAGCTGCTGAAACATCCTGAAACCTACGCGGACTTTGAGTTCCTAGCATTCTGGCAGACTCAGTACAATAATATGAATGCAGTCAACTTATTCTTCGCCTGGATCAAG ataTTCAAGTATATTAGCTTTAACAAAACAATGACTCAGCTGTCCTCCACGTTGGCACGTTGTGCCAAGGACATTCTGGGCTTTGCCATTATGTTCTTTATTGTCTTCTTTGCTTATGCCCAGTTGGGTTACCTTCTTTTTGGGACACAAGTGGAAAACTTCAGTACCTTTGTTAAATGCAT CTTCACGCAATTTCGGATCATTCTTGGTGACTTTGACTACAATTCCATTGACAATGCCAACAGGGTCCTTGGGCCTGTTTATTTCGTCACCTAcgtgttctttgttttctttgtgctcCTG AACATGTTTCTGGCCATCATCAATGATACCTACTCAGAAGTCAAGGAGGAGCTTTCAAGCCAGAAGgatgagctgcagctctcagacaTCTTGAAGCAG AGCTACAACCGGACGCTTATGAGGTTGAAGCTGAAAAAGGAACGGATTTCTGATGTGCAGAAAGCATTGCAGAATGGAACAAAAGAACTGGGCTTTGAGGACTTCAAGAACAGCTTGAAGGA ACTGGGCCATGCGGACCATGAGATCacagcagccttctccaggtTTGACAAAGATGGCAACCACATCCTTGAtgaagaggagcagcagcagatgaagcaTGACCTAGAGGcaaaaagg GTTGCTCTGAATACAGAGATTGAAAATTTAGGGAAATCCTATGGGGGCAACAACTTGGATGAGAATCTGTCCTATGTGGAAGCAAAGAATAACCATGCCAATAAGGCCAGCTGGGTCTCTGAAGAAGAGTTCCAAGT ACTCCTGCAACGTGTGCTGCATCTGGAACAGTCCATACACAGCATTGGCTCCAAGATTGATGCAGTGGTAAGCAAGCTAGAAGTGCTGGAGAGAAACAAGCTGAAAACGAAGGATTTGATGGGCAAGCCACTGGATAACAGTAGGAAG GAGGAAGAACCCAGTCAGGAAGAACTGCTCTCCCAGACCCCAGATCAGCtgaggaaagaagcagcagaagactGGGGAGTGGAATATGTACAGGGAAATAATCCAAGTTGCATATCTTCTCAGAATGGGATCTGTCCAATCTTGCTCAGGTCAAGTGTACCAGGGTCTCAGGCACCCAAGAACATCCAGTCACAGTCTGAGTGCTTCTAG